Part of the Quercus lobata isolate SW786 chromosome 6, ValleyOak3.0 Primary Assembly, whole genome shotgun sequence genome, AAACAATCTATTGAAATATATGATTAACTTAAACaatctcacaatattttttaacataCAACTTCTTGCCATTTCCCTTAAACTGTTGAGGATGACCAAAAGTTGGTTACCAAATAAATGGATCTTACCTTACTTAGCTGCTTTAAGGATTATGACTGGAAACTGTTAAggatataaatttcaaaaaccaaaccccaaGAGTACCGTTGATTGTTAACCAATTTGGTGCCAGGTAACAAGCTAGAACTTACCATAAGTAACAAGTGCAGTCTTCCCATGGCAACAAACAAGCTTGAAAGCCACCAAAAGAGCCAAGGCAGATGACTTCCCTATAAGAAAATtgagtatatataaaaatttaagccAGCAAAAGTATAAAAGGAATTTGCATTACAGCATATGTAAATAATTAGAACCCATTCAGCACTTTTGAGTGGTAATAAATAAttcttccattaaaaaaaaaaaaattacctttagCCTCAGAATATTCAACTCTGATTTTGTTTGCCTCTAGCATCCTGGCGACCTCCTTACCAGATTCAGAAGCACGGAAGAAACGATGCTCTATATCCTTAATGCTCGAAAGAAAATCTTTAGCTCTGTGGGTAATGAACTCTGAAGGATCCTCTCTTTCTGCACTTACATCTTTCTCCACCATGCTTTTCTCCCTTTTTGAACTAGACTGTTCAAGAGCAACTTTACCTGCAGAGGTCTCAGCTAATCCATTACCATTATTTTCCAACTCTAGCTGCCTAACTTTACCATCAACCGTTTGTTGAGAACCTTCAACTCCTCTAGAGGTAATTGAATGAACATTACGCTCTTTTGATCGACTGTTACTATTATTTCGAGTCACTATATTACCAGGGATGTCACCAGCCTTTTGCTCTGATTGGGACCAACCTTCATGAAATTCATTAGTTCCACCTAAATCAAACTCTCTCTTGAACTGTCTCCATCCACTCATatcatcaaaattcatatccaacCCACTATGCTCCACAAACCTAAAGCTCACATTATCATCAACGGGATCAAAGAAATCCCAAGAACCTGACTCAAGATGAGGGGGAGGTGGTGGTGGCACAGGAAATGCCATTGATTCCTCATCCACATAACTATTAACACCACTCGGATTGACCATAACAGTAACAGCAGCACCACCACCAGACCTCATATAGCTAATAGCCGCCACAGGCGGGGAAAGGGGGCTCTCATTGTGCAAAGGTGAGTCCGAAACATCGGCAAGAAGTGACGGAGACGGTGACGGGTATGATGAATGTGATGGGGTCTTATCCGACAGAGATGACTCTATCAAGACCTCGGCCTCAGCATACCGCCGAAGAGCAATGCCGATGTTTTTAAGGGATTGTGTGTAAGAGACATGAGCAGCTGCTAGAGCATACCTTGAATCAATGGCCTGCTTGATGAATCTCTTCCGTACTTTACAGAGACGTAGAGCTTCATTTTTATCAGTTTTGGAGTTACCACAACCCATTttctcaaaatccaaaaaacacaaCCCCCACCACAACTGAACAAAAATCACTACATCAATAAGACCACCAAAAGCCTTGGCAATCTAGTCCTTGAAACAAACCCCATTATCAAAAACCCACTTGAACAAAAGCTAGTGAAACTAAAAATATGGACAATGAATATATTAAATCCGAAATTTCACCGCAA contains:
- the LOC115995350 gene encoding nitrate regulatory gene2 protein, which gives rise to MGCGNSKTDKNEALRLCKVRKRFIKQAIDSRYALAAAHVSYTQSLKNIGIALRRYAEAEVLIESSLSDKTPSHSSYPSPSPSLLADVSDSPLHNESPLSPPVAAISYMRSGGGAAVTVMVNPSGVNSYVDEESMAFPVPPPPPPHLESGSWDFFDPVDDNVSFRFVEHSGLDMNFDDMSGWRQFKREFDLGGTNEFHEGWSQSEQKAGDIPGNIVTRNNSNSRSKERNVHSITSRGVEGSQQTVDGKVRQLELENNGNGLAETSAGKVALEQSSSKREKSMVEKDVSAEREDPSEFITHRAKDFLSSIKDIEHRFFRASESGKEVARMLEANKIRVEYSEAKGKSSALALLVAFKLVCCHGKTALVTYEPSQNVTKIITWNRTTSTRSSSSRNPLTAASKEYNDDSGSDFVEEFGMIAGSHSSTLDRLYAWERKLYDEVKASESVRKEYDRKCDQLRHQFAKDCSSQVIDKTRAVVKDLHSQIKVAIHSVDSISKRIEKIRDEELQPQLVELIQGLTRMWKAMLECHHAQYITISLAYHSKSLSGTPQGDTRRQITSQLQDEIECFGLGFANWINSLTSYVEALNGWLQNCILLPQERSRGRRSFSPRRVVAPPVFVLCRDWSAGLQALPSDELSNAIKTFLLDVCQLMDQQALLQKKQKSAEAENEEPESKDAEKDDDSSSNLCGNHTSLTKVLEQLNKFSEASLKMYEDIRHKGEAARNAYLNYKPRT